In Mytilus edulis chromosome 13, xbMytEdul2.2, whole genome shotgun sequence, a single window of DNA contains:
- the LOC139500561 gene encoding uveal autoantigen with coiled-coil domains and ankyrin repeats-like, with product MENNDILLLQEHWLFHAQLHYRQEIGKCTNYAAKGSDEYDPIQPTFLPRGHGGVAVIWKNEIDSQVRPLDDGKDRIQCVEISGKDQKLLVVSVYLPSTGGRNSTYEFLDAIDQLNEIITKYQDTHEIIIRGDLNEDLGNDERQNKRKKYLQQLMEDYRLGYENTGKTFIKTNGQECSELDYFLHKSRHMEMAEKEVLKDVISNNSDHYPVKCEVKIGIPKRGTNQNSKLQQLQPTIKWDKVDQDLYLAIINRQVDTMAESPAETADDAELLISKMHQILTNAANESSSKKSKYKAKPKLKVWTPIIKSSLKEMRKCYDIWSRNGKPTNPDDKSYQDRVNSRKEFKKHVKVEQARERDREKQEILEARTRDSKLYHKLVKGNRNRNRTGIMDLHVNDILYSGDQVIEGFTEHFGNLASAEKSSQLKDQHYHELVEYEIKLINDMVKSKETPLANQTELKKAIKTLNRGKSADIYGITVEHLIYAGEKLEQLLLRLTNLVFKHGCVPDILKKGLLTPVFKNKGDRCHAAN from the coding sequence ATGGAAAATAACGATATACTGTTGCTTCAAGAACACTGGCTATTTCATGCACAATTACATTATCGACAAGAAATTGGCAAATGTACCAACTATGCTGCAAAAGGAAGTGATGAATATGACCCAATACAACCAACATTTCTACCAAGGGGACATGGAGGGGTTGCTGTTATATGGAAAAACGAAATAGATAGTCAAGTCAGACCATTGGACGACGGTAAAGACAGGATCCAATGTGTAGAAATATCAGGGAAAGATCAAAAACTACTGGTGGTATCAGTGTATTTACCTTCAACAGGAGGGCGAAACAGTACATATGAGTTCTTGGACGCCATTGACCAACTAAATGAGATCATTACTAAATACCAAGACACACATGAAATTATAATTAGAGGAGACCTCAATGAAGATCTGGGAAATGATGAAAGGCAAAACAAGCGGAAAAAGTATTTACAACAACTAATGGAAGACTACAGGCTAGGCTATGAGAATACTGGGAAGACCTTTATTAAGACAAATGGCCAAGAATGTTCCGAACTTGACTACTTCCTGCATAAGTCCAGACATATGGAGATGGCAGAAAAAGAGGTCCTGAAAGATGTCATAAGTAACAACTCCGACCATTATCCTGTTAAATGTGAAGTTAAAATAGGGATACCAAAAAGAGGTACAAATCAAAACAGCAAACTTCAGCAACTTCAACCAACTATAAAATGGGACAAAGTAGACCAAGATCTTTACTTGGCAATTATCAACAGGCAGGTGGACACGATGGCAGAAAGCCCAGCTGAGACAGCAGATGATGCCGAACTCCTAATCAGTAAGATGCACCAAATACTAACAAACGCAGCAAATGAGAGCTCATCTAAGAAATCCAAGTACAAGGCAAAACCAAAACTGAAAGTATGGACACCAATCATCAAAAGTAGCTTGAAAGAGATGAGAAAATGCTATGATATATGGAGTAGAAATGGGAAACCCACCAACCCAGATGACAAGTCTTATCAAGACAGAGTCAACAGCAGAAAGGAATTTAAAAAGCATGTGAAAGTTGAGCAGGCTAGAGAGCGTGACAGAGAAAAACAAGAGATACTGGAGGCAAGAACGAGAGACAGTAAGCTGTATCACAAACTAGTAAAAGGCAACAGGAATAGAAACAGGACTGGTATAATGGATCTACATGTAAATGATATTCTTTACTCTGGTGACCAAGTAATCGAAGGCTTTACTGAACACTTTGGAAATCTAGCATCAGCAGAAAAATCATCACAGCTGAAGGACCAACACTATCACGAACTGGTTGAATATGAAATCAAATTAATCAACGACATGGTAAAAAGTAAGGAAACCCCCCTGGCAAATCAGACAGAGCTTAAGAAGGCCATAAAGACCCTAAACAGAGGTAAATCTGCAGACATATATGGCATCACTGTTGAGCACCTCATCTATGCAGGAGAAAAACTAGAACAACTACTTTTAAGGCTCACCAATCTGGTATTTAAACATGGCTGTGTCCCAGACATACTTAAGAAAGGACTTCTTACACCTGTCTTCAAAAACAAGGGAGACCGATGTCATGCTGCCAACTAA